The proteins below come from a single Drosophila kikkawai strain 14028-0561.14 chromosome 3R, DkikHiC1v2, whole genome shotgun sequence genomic window:
- the LOC108084823 gene encoding protein takeout, with amino-acid sequence MKQLYVLTWLCLYAYIPDVGSGADLPADVDKCRFGDSECILSSINALIKRYPQGIPQIGLPRLDTYRFPDTSILDSPQRGPIWLNFRMRDNVHRGFNNATVTHVEGFLRQPNQKQIVLKAHLPRLLHEATYDQVGRFLLFAINTTGRLQSDFQNFSLTLTIKVIEEYRNNKRYLKVYSLVPKIDLDRWIIWLEDLYKENMDVTIAVNQIFNENWLEFWNELQPGLIKSFTTAFTTLLNRVFQNVAYDDMFLPDLDIRSGL; translated from the exons ATGAAGCAGTTGTATGTGCTGACCTGGCTGTGCCTCTATGCCTACATACCCGATGTAGGCTCCGGAGCAGACCTAC CTGCTGACGTGGATAAGTGCCGCTTTGGAGATTCCGAATGCATTCTTAGCTCCATTAATGCGCTGATCAAGCGCTACCCTCAGGGCATTCCGCAGATCGGACTCCCGCGCCTAGATACGTACCGTTTTCCAGACACCAGTATTCTGGACTCGCCGCAACGGGGACCCATCTGGTTGAACTTCCGGATGCGGGACAATGTGCACCGGGGCTTTAACAACGCCACTGTTACCCACGTGGAGGGCTTCCTGCGGCAGCCCAATCAGAAGCAGATCGTTCTGAAGGCCCATTTACCGCGACTCCTGCATGAAGCCACCTACGATCAGGTGGGCAGGTTTCTGCTGTTCGCAATCAACACCACCGGCAGGTTGCAGTCTGATTTCCAGAACTTCAGCCTCACCCTGACCATTAAAGTGATTGAGGAGTACCGGAATAACAAGCGCTACCTGAAGGTCTACAGTCTGGTGCCAAAAATCGATTTAGATCG CTGGATTATCTGGCTCGAAGACCTGTACAAGGAAAACATGGACGTGACTATAGCTGTGAACCAGATATTTAACGAGAATTGGCTGGAGTTCTGGAATGAGTTACAACCAGGCCTGATTAAATCGTTCACAACAGCCTTTACCACCTTGCTTAACAGGGTGTTCCAGAATGTCGCCTATGAC
- the Jhbp15 gene encoding protein takeout, translating into MEMRLITAISFLWISFVLGQLPPEIEKCEAGDSICIAETVTRLLRLYPKGLPSIGLQALDAIRFENVVVSRIEPNSPATLDLKFRNLTVRGLEGATVMEAKGFDGELPRVLELSAWVPLLKLEGDYEMHGSLLNMPIQGKGQAQVVVKEGRFRCKVRALEQLRKDGKRYIEIAKVKCLLDLQGMHLNFENLFNNPELSDAMNIVANTKWLEIWHALRKGIISTVDRLVETILKRVADKLPYDDFYREL; encoded by the exons ATGGAAATGAGGTTAATCACAGCTATTAGCTTTCTGTGGATATCGTTCGTTTTGGGACAGTTGC CTCCTGAAATCGAGAAATGCGAAGCTGGCGACTCCATCTGCATTGCGGAGACTGTGACCCGCCTCTTGCGACTTTATCCCAAGGGTCTGCCCTCTATCGGCCTGCAAGCCCTGGACGCCATCAGATTCGAGAATGTCGTCGTTAGTCGGATAGAACCGAATAGTCCGGCCACCTTGGATCTGAAATTCCGCAACCTAACAGTAAGGGGGCTCGAGGGCGCAACCGTGATGGAGGCAAAGGGATTCGACGGCGAGCTGCCGCGAGTACTGGAGCTGAGTGCATGGGTTCCGTTGCTGAAACTCGAGGGAGACTACGAGATGCACGGCAGCCTCCTTAACATGCCCATTCAGGGAAAGGGCCAGGCTCAGGTGGTGGTCAAGGAGGGCCGCTTTCGCTGCAAGGTTAGGGCCCTGGAGCAGCTCCGAAAGGATGGCAAACGCTATATCGAGATTGCCAAGGTCAAGTGTTTGCTGGACCTGCAAGG CATGCATCTGAACTTTGAGAATCTCTTCAATAACCCGGAATTGAGTGATGCCATGAATATCGTGGCCAATACTAAGTGGCTGGAAATTTGGCACGCCCTCCGAAAGGGTATAATCTCGACGGTGGATCGACTGGTCGAAACGATTCTAAAGCGTGTGGCTGACAAGCTGCCGTATGACGATTTCTATAGGGAGCTATAG
- the LOC108084827 gene encoding protein takeout, whose protein sequence is MHYIAYLLVSLQLYAGVYCQSFPADLKKCKYGDGPCLTATANDLLKKYPKGIPELNIKPFDVLPVRDWLLVNDSQVGGAWYFFELLNQINYGFENTTITEIRGFDRDPTATKIEIHGKIPRLIYKGDYLAKGRMLWFVDINSHGTSESDFLNFQFDITLKVRLEYRNNKRYLKIYELVPNIRLDRWIMWLDNFFPDNFDLTIAINNLFNRNWVEFWNELEPGILRLFETVFRSMIDDLFDNVAYDDLFLAESQIESA, encoded by the exons ATGCATTACATAGCTTACCTGCTGGTCAGCTTGCAGCTGTATGCCGGAGTTTATTGTCAGAGCTTCC CGGCCGACCTAAAGAAGTGCAAGTACGGCGATGGCCCGTGCCTGACGGCGACGGCCAATGACCTACTGAAAAAGTATCCGAAGGGGATTCCTGAGCTCAATATCAAACCCTTCGACGTGTTGCCCGTGCGGGACTGGCTGCTCGTCAACGATTCCCAGGTGGGCGGGGCCTGGTACTTCTTCGAGCTGCTGAATCAGATCAACTATGGCTTCGAGAACACCACGATCACTGAGATCCGCGGCTTCGACAGGGATCCCACCGCCACCAAGATCGAGATTCATGGCAAAATCCCGCGTCTGATCTACAAGGGCGATTATTTGGCCAAGGGCCGGATGCTCTGGTTCGTGGACATCAATTCGCACGGTACATCCGAGTCGGATTTCTTGAACTTCCAGTTCGACATTACGCTGAAAGTGCGCCTTGAGTACAGGAACAACAAGCGTTATTTGAAAATCTACGAGTTAGTTCCAAACATCAGGCTGGACCG CTGGATTATGTGGCTAGACAACTTTTTTCCGGATAACTTTGATCTGACCATAGCGATCAACAATCTGTTTAACCGAAACTGGGTAGAGTTCTGGAACGAACTGGAGCCGGGCATCCTGCGTCTATTCGAAACGGTCTTCCGCAGTATGATCGATGATCTCTTTGACAACGTGGCCTACGATGATTTGTTCCTAGCAGAATCGCAGATTGAGTCAGCCTAG
- the LOC108084822 gene encoding protein takeout yields MQMERVELGTGSRASRSHSQVPVVFPPRVFKCEQTAGGTGGALGILVAETNHIGMRDIFISLLCLQFFVALQGQILPKDIKKCRFGESECIVESINAVIKKFPRGIPALGLKPIDVVDIRNSKFWNDEKVGAFWLDFDLFNQVNYGFENTTITKVSGFDENPTSSLIEIHGRIPSLIHKGSYFSQGRVWIIELNSTGESFSDFQNFRFVLKLKVIMEYRNNKRYLKIYEMTPFVNMDRWVFWLDNFFESNTDLTIAINQVFNLHWVEFWNELEPTNLKIFASVFRDIFEDVFHKVSYDDMFLPVYKESEVND; encoded by the exons ATGCAAATGGAACGAGTGGAGCTTGGAACCGGTTCTAGAGCCAGCCGATCGCATAGCCAGGTCCCAGTTGTTTTTCCACCTCGCGTTTTTAAATGTGAACAGACGGCTGGAGGTACTGGAGGTGCACTTGGAATACTAGTTGCAGAGACTAACCATATAGGAATGCGTGACATATTCATCAGTCTGCTGTGCCTGCAGTTCTTCGTAGCACTCCAGGGTCAGATATTAC CCAAGGATATCAAAAAGTGTCGCTTTGGGGAATCTGAATGCATTGTGGAGTCCATCAATGCGGTGATAAAAAAATTTCCCAGGGGCATACCTGCGTTGGGATTGAAGCCAATAGATGTGGTGGACATAAGGAACTCAAAATTTTGGAACGACGAGAAGGTTGGCGCCTTCTGGCTGGATTTCGATCTGTTCAATCAGGTGAACTACGGCTTTGAGAACACGACCATCACGAAGGTTAGTGGCTTTGACGAGAATCCCACCTCCAGCCTGATAGAGATTCATGGCCGCATACCCAGTCTCATCCACAAGGGAAGCTACTTCTCTCAGGGAAGAGTTTGGATCATAGAGCTTAACTCGACGGGCGAGTCATTCTCGGACTTCCAGAACTTTCGCTTCGTCCTCAAACTGAAGGTGATCATGGAGTATCGGAACAACAAGCGCTATCTGAAGATCTACGAGATGACTCCGTTCGTCAACATGGATCG GTGGGTGTTCTGGCTGGACAACTTCTTCGAATCGAACACGGATCTGACGATAGCCATTAACCAAGTCTTCAATCTGCACTGGGTGGAGTTTTGGAACGAACTGGAGCCCACGAACCTTAAAATTTTCGCCAGCGTCTTTCGAGACATTTTCGAGGACGTCTTTCACAAGGTCTCCTACGACGACATGTTCTTGCCGGTGTACAAAGAGTCTGAAGTAAATGATTGA